A part of Olleya sp. Bg11-27 genomic DNA contains:
- a CDS encoding M1 family metallopeptidase, whose amino-acid sequence MKKLLLLVTVFSFFTACKTTKQTVSVSGNTIDSKSTYWQQHVDYKMDIDMDVNTYQYKGKQTLVYTNNSPDVLDRVYYHLYFNAFQPGSEMDVRSRTIADPDKRVGDRISKLAPNEIGYIKVNSLKQNGKTLDHDTVGTVLEVDLAKPIQPGESVTFTMDFDAQVPQQIRRSGRDNAEGVALSMTQWYPKLAEYDFEGWHADPYIGREFHGVWGDFEVNLTIDKNYIVGGTGYQQGDATIKGNKKTLRFKAPKVHDFTWAADPDYIHDTMQVPNGPMLNFYYKKDLPAENLQFWKDLQPKTVQLMQYFSENVGQYPYDQYSVIQGGDGGMEYAMCTLITGKRKFGSLVGVTAHEMAHTWFQFLLASNEVKHEWMDEGFTSYISDYAMDAINNTKLKNPAASAYNGYYYLVKSGKEKPQTTHADRYETNMAYGITAYNKGSVFLSQLGYVIGKENLKKTIKKYFDDFSFKHPRPLDIIRTAEKVSGLELDWYLMDWTQTTNTIDYAINSTEENNSITTVNLERKGLMPMPIDIAVEYTDGTTEQFYIPLQMMRGEKPVATTTKILNDWAWAIPTYSFSISKSKSLIKSITIDPNQLMADIDKTNNTIN is encoded by the coding sequence ATGAAAAAATTACTTCTTTTAGTTACTGTTTTTAGTTTTTTTACAGCCTGTAAGACTACTAAACAAACTGTTTCTGTTTCTGGAAACACGATAGATTCTAAATCTACTTATTGGCAACAACACGTCGATTATAAAATGGATATTGATATGGATGTTAATACCTATCAATACAAAGGAAAGCAAACGTTGGTGTATACCAACAACTCTCCAGATGTTTTAGATCGTGTGTATTACCATTTATACTTTAATGCCTTTCAACCGGGTAGCGAAATGGATGTACGCTCTCGCACCATTGCTGATCCAGACAAACGTGTTGGAGATCGTATTAGTAAATTAGCACCAAATGAAATTGGTTATATCAAAGTAAACAGCTTAAAACAAAACGGTAAAACTTTAGATCACGATACGGTGGGGACCGTTTTAGAAGTAGATTTAGCTAAACCAATCCAACCAGGAGAAAGTGTAACTTTCACCATGGATTTTGACGCACAAGTACCACAACAAATTAGACGATCTGGACGTGATAATGCTGAAGGTGTAGCATTATCTATGACGCAATGGTACCCTAAATTAGCAGAATATGATTTTGAAGGATGGCATGCGGACCCATACATCGGACGTGAGTTTCATGGTGTTTGGGGAGATTTTGAAGTTAACTTAACTATTGATAAAAATTATATTGTTGGAGGTACTGGTTACCAACAAGGAGACGCTACAATAAAAGGAAACAAAAAAACATTACGTTTTAAAGCACCAAAAGTACATGACTTTACATGGGCTGCAGATCCTGATTATATTCACGATACTATGCAAGTACCAAATGGTCCTATGCTTAACTTTTATTATAAAAAAGATTTACCAGCTGAGAATTTACAATTTTGGAAAGATTTACAACCTAAAACAGTGCAATTAATGCAGTATTTTTCTGAAAACGTTGGTCAGTATCCTTACGATCAATATTCAGTTATACAAGGTGGTGATGGTGGTATGGAGTATGCCATGTGTACATTAATTACAGGTAAACGTAAATTTGGTAGCTTAGTTGGTGTAACAGCACATGAAATGGCACATACATGGTTTCAATTTTTATTAGCTTCAAACGAAGTTAAACACGAATGGATGGACGAAGGTTTTACAAGTTATATCAGCGACTATGCAATGGATGCTATTAATAATACTAAATTAAAAAATCCCGCAGCTAGTGCTTATAATGGCTATTATTATTTAGTGAAATCAGGAAAAGAAAAACCACAAACAACACATGCCGATCGTTACGAAACTAACATGGCTTATGGTATTACAGCTTACAATAAAGGCTCTGTATTTTTATCTCAATTAGGTTATGTTATCGGAAAAGAAAACTTAAAGAAAACAATTAAAAAGTATTTTGATGATTTTTCTTTTAAACACCCAAGACCATTGGATATTATTCGCACTGCAGAAAAAGTTTCTGGTCTAGAATTAGATTGGTACCTAATGGATTGGACACAGACTACTAATACAATCGACTATGCTATTAATTCAACAGAAGAAAATAATAGCATTACAACCGTTAATTTAGAACGCAAAGGTTTAATGCCAATGCCTATAGACATAGCAGTAGAATATACTGATGGAACTACAGAGCAATTCTACATACCATTACAAATGATGCGTGGAGAAAAGCCAGTAGCAACAACTACTAAAATATTAAACGATTGGGCTTGGGCGATACCAACCTACAGTTTTAGTATCAGTAAATCAAAAAGTTTGATTAAATCTATTACTATAGATCCAAATCAATTAATGGCAGATATTGATAAAACAAACAATACAATAAACTAA
- the rnpA gene encoding ribonuclease P protein component, with protein MPFTYNKHEKLKSQKAIEKLFVEGNSVSAYPLRLVYSKSEDSLKVGVSASKRNFKTAVDRIRVKRLLREGYRLNKKLLIDQNIGQYTLMILYISKEMPDFETIDKKMKVLFNKFTDQISKL; from the coding sequence ATGCCTTTTACTTATAACAAGCATGAGAAGCTAAAAAGCCAGAAAGCAATTGAGAAATTGTTTGTGGAAGGTAATTCCGTTTCGGCTTATCCTTTACGTTTGGTCTATTCAAAAAGTGAAGACTCGCTAAAAGTTGGTGTATCTGCTAGTAAACGTAATTTTAAAACAGCGGTAGACCGTATTCGTGTAAAACGACTACTTAGAGAAGGCTACAGGCTTAATAAAAAACTGTTAATAGACCAGAATATTGGGCAATACACGCTGATGATTTTATATATTAGTAAAGAAATGCCAGATTTTGAGACCATTGACAAAAAAATGAAGGTGCTTTTTAATAAGTTCACAGATCAAATTTCTAAACTATAA
- a CDS encoding S41 family peptidase produces the protein MKNRFKRRLLIPIFAITILFTGTAFKSDFFEIAKQIEIFTTLFKELNMNYVDDINPADLMDHAIKNMLNDLDPYTKFYNEQDVEAERIRRTGDYTGVGARIRTLKDKLVVIEPYKDYPADKAGLKAGDEIITVDGVSVSGYDGDASDLLKGTANSKLEVTYKRQGKTNNATVTRSEIEIDAVPHFSMINEETGYIVLQKFNAKASAQTGYALKDLKTQGAKQIILDLRGNPGGLLNEAVNVVNLFVPKGQLVVTTKSKVKKYNKTYYTKKEPIDTSIPVIVLINGRSASASEIVSGTLQDLDRAVVVGSRSFGKGLVQRPKKLTYGTQLKVTISRYYTPSGRCIQALDYWNRDDNGNAVRVKQENYNVFKTKNGRKVFDGGGVFPDEAIEVTKNTAITDAILNSQSIFDFATKYYYNHKIEAINKFKLSDADFNAFKSYLNTTGFKFETETEKALKKALEVSKTENLDDDISKDYKTLLTNLDNSKAKAVEDNKKQLMNLLTDEIVKRYVYREGLYEYYKSNNEEIKTATQILSNSSKYNRYLN, from the coding sequence ATGAAAAATAGATTTAAACGACGCCTATTAATTCCAATATTTGCCATTACCATATTATTTACTGGAACTGCCTTTAAAAGTGATTTTTTTGAAATTGCAAAGCAAATAGAAATATTTACTACGCTTTTTAAAGAATTGAATATGAATTATGTTGACGATATTAATCCAGCTGACTTAATGGACCACGCCATTAAAAATATGCTTAACGATTTAGATCCTTACACCAAATTTTATAACGAGCAAGATGTAGAAGCAGAACGTATCCGTCGTACAGGAGATTACACAGGTGTTGGTGCAAGAATTAGAACCTTAAAAGACAAATTAGTAGTCATAGAGCCTTATAAAGATTATCCTGCTGATAAAGCTGGATTAAAAGCGGGTGACGAGATTATTACAGTAGATGGTGTCTCAGTATCTGGTTATGACGGTGACGCCTCAGACCTTTTAAAAGGGACTGCAAACTCTAAGTTAGAAGTCACTTACAAACGTCAAGGAAAAACTAATAACGCCACTGTAACACGCTCTGAAATAGAAATTGATGCTGTACCCCATTTTTCAATGATTAATGAGGAAACTGGTTATATTGTACTTCAAAAATTTAATGCTAAAGCTTCTGCTCAGACAGGATATGCTTTAAAAGATTTAAAAACGCAAGGGGCTAAACAAATAATATTAGATCTTAGAGGTAATCCTGGTGGCTTATTAAACGAAGCTGTAAACGTAGTTAACTTATTTGTGCCAAAAGGACAATTGGTAGTTACTACCAAGTCCAAAGTAAAAAAATATAATAAAACATATTACACTAAAAAAGAACCTATTGATACAAGTATTCCTGTAATTGTATTAATTAATGGTCGCAGTGCCTCAGCATCAGAAATTGTTTCTGGTACGCTTCAAGATTTAGACAGAGCTGTTGTTGTAGGTTCTAGAAGTTTTGGAAAAGGATTAGTACAACGACCTAAAAAATTAACTTATGGAACACAGCTTAAAGTAACTATTTCTAGATATTATACACCTTCTGGGCGTTGTATCCAAGCTCTAGATTACTGGAATAGAGATGACAACGGAAATGCAGTACGTGTTAAACAAGAAAACTACAATGTCTTTAAAACCAAAAACGGAAGAAAAGTATTTGATGGTGGTGGTGTTTTTCCTGATGAAGCTATAGAGGTTACTAAAAATACAGCGATTACTGATGCCATACTAAACAGTCAAAGTATTTTTGACTTTGCTACTAAATACTATTACAATCATAAAATAGAAGCTATTAATAAATTTAAGTTATCTGATGCAGATTTTAATGCCTTTAAAAGCTATTTAAACACCACTGGTTTTAAGTTTGAAACCGAAACAGAAAAAGCACTTAAAAAAGCATTAGAAGTCTCTAAAACAGAAAATTTAGACGACGATATTAGCAAAGATTATAAAACATTACTTACTAATTTAGATAACTCTAAAGCTAAAGCAGTAGAAGATAATAAAAAGCAATTAATGAATTTATTAACAGACGAAATTGTTAAACGTTATGTCTATAGAGAAGGTTTGTATGAATACTATAAAAGTAATAATGAAGAAATAAAAACAGCTACCCAAATTTTATCAAACTCTTCAAAATATAACAGATATTTAAACTAA
- a CDS encoding OmpA family protein, translating to MKHLLFLILFSTSMVFSQSELTHDVYFNTDEYDVPLTEENRILLFISNLDSIPIQKISIYGFTDDRGSNDYNLDLSQNRANTIKELFSGYGIDENLITNVNGKGEILLKVLNENEVHKIRGLNRKVEIIVTPKLPEVIVEEQPEEDSEVVEQEVEEETSIGPKTTDDIAKGTIKKGDKITLQNIYFKTSYSYVTSDSKKTLESLAKLMLKNKHLYFTIQGHVCCTQMSRDAIDKKTKKRNLSVARAKFIYDYLARKGVDKKRMKYMGMRRKFPLGGAPELDRRVEILITYVGKAE from the coding sequence ATGAAACACTTATTATTTTTAATATTATTTAGTACATCAATGGTTTTTTCGCAAAGCGAATTAACGCATGATGTGTATTTTAATACTGATGAATACGATGTCCCACTAACGGAAGAAAATCGTATTCTACTATTTATCTCCAACTTAGACAGTATTCCAATTCAAAAAATATCTATCTACGGTTTTACAGATGATAGAGGTAGTAATGATTACAATCTAGACCTTTCTCAAAACAGAGCAAATACTATAAAAGAATTATTTTCTGGTTACGGAATTGACGAAAATTTAATAACTAACGTCAATGGTAAAGGTGAAATTTTATTAAAGGTTTTAAACGAAAACGAAGTCCATAAAATTAGAGGACTAAATCGTAAAGTAGAAATTATTGTTACCCCTAAATTACCTGAAGTTATCGTTGAGGAGCAACCCGAAGAAGATTCTGAAGTTGTAGAACAAGAAGTAGAAGAGGAAACTTCTATTGGTCCAAAAACAACTGATGACATTGCTAAAGGCACTATAAAAAAAGGAGATAAAATAACTTTACAAAACATCTATTTTAAAACAAGTTACAGCTATGTAACCTCAGATTCTAAAAAAACATTAGAAAGTTTAGCTAAGCTAATGCTAAAAAACAAACACCTTTATTTTACTATCCAAGGTCACGTGTGTTGTACACAAATGAGTCGGGATGCCATCGATAAAAAAACTAAAAAACGTAATTTATCTGTAGCTAGAGCTAAATTTATCTACGACTACTTAGCTAGAAAAGGTGTAGACAAAAAACGTATGAAATACATGGGTATGCGTCGTAAGTTTCCGCTAGGTGGTGCGCCAGAACTTGATAGACGGGTTGAAATTTTAATTACTTACGTTGGTAAAGCAGAGTAG
- a CDS encoding GNAT family N-acetyltransferase gives MIEVKVKTFAELTTQELYDVLQLRSEVFVVEQDCVYQDIDGKDQKALHVIGFKNKKIVAYTRLFKPGDYFELASIGRVIVDKAQRQYKYGYDIMNASIEAVKTHYNQTEIKISAQCYLKRFYGNLGFKEIGDEYLEDGIPHIGMIYKK, from the coding sequence ATGATAGAAGTTAAAGTAAAAACCTTTGCCGAATTAACGACACAAGAATTGTATGATGTACTGCAATTACGAAGTGAAGTTTTTGTGGTCGAACAAGACTGTGTGTATCAGGATATTGACGGTAAAGATCAAAAAGCATTACATGTTATTGGTTTTAAGAACAAAAAAATTGTGGCTTACACACGACTTTTTAAACCAGGAGATTATTTTGAATTAGCAAGCATTGGACGCGTCATTGTTGATAAAGCACAACGTCAATATAAGTATGGTTATGATATTATGAATGCGTCTATCGAGGCTGTAAAAACGCACTATAATCAAACTGAGATTAAAATTTCTGCGCAATGTTATTTGAAACGTTTTTATGGAAATTTAGGATTTAAGGAAATTGGCGACGAGTATCTTGAAGATGGTATCCCGCATATCGGGATGATTTATAAAAAATAA
- a CDS encoding cation diffusion facilitator family transporter: MGHDHAHSHTHNHNDLKGRNLIISILLNIVITVAQVIGGLLSGSLALLSDALHNFSDVLSLIVSYIANRLSKKEASLQRTFGFKRAEILAAFINAATLIIVAILLIIEAAKRVQDPQEIQSNLVIWLSILGILANGFSVLLLKKDSQANMNMRSAYLHLLTDMLASVAVLIGGLLMKFYQVYWIDSALTLAIAIYLIWMGFDLLKTSTKVLMLFTPETIPIDQIVKEINAFAEIKNVHHIHVWQLNENETHFEAHIDFEHDITLTQFDKILHEVENLLLNKFDINHVNIQPEYGKDDVKDVIVQD; encoded by the coding sequence ATGGGACATGATCATGCACATAGTCACACGCATAATCACAACGACTTAAAAGGTCGTAATCTTATTATATCTATACTTTTAAATATAGTCATTACGGTAGCTCAGGTTATTGGTGGTTTACTATCAGGAAGTTTGGCGCTGTTAAGTGATGCATTACATAATTTTAGTGATGTACTCTCTTTAATTGTAAGTTACATTGCTAATAGATTATCAAAAAAAGAGGCGTCTTTACAACGGACGTTTGGTTTTAAACGTGCCGAAATTTTAGCAGCATTTATAAATGCTGCTACCCTAATAATAGTCGCTATTTTATTAATAATAGAGGCTGCTAAACGTGTTCAAGACCCACAAGAAATACAAAGTAACCTAGTTATATGGTTATCTATTTTAGGCATTTTAGCTAATGGCTTTAGTGTCTTATTATTAAAAAAGGATAGCCAAGCTAATATGAACATGCGTAGTGCTTATCTACACTTATTAACAGACATGTTAGCAAGTGTTGCTGTATTGATTGGTGGTTTATTAATGAAATTTTACCAAGTCTATTGGATTGATAGTGCATTGACCTTAGCTATAGCTATTTATCTAATTTGGATGGGCTTTGATTTATTAAAAACGTCTACTAAAGTATTAATGTTATTTACACCAGAGACGATTCCTATAGATCAAATTGTAAAAGAGATTAACGCTTTCGCGGAAATTAAAAACGTGCACCATATACATGTATGGCAATTAAATGAAAACGAAACTCATTTTGAAGCGCATATCGATTTTGAACATGATATTACATTAACACAATTTGATAAAATATTACATGAAGTGGAAAATTTATTGCTTAATAAATTTGATATTAACCATGTTAACATCCAACCAGAATATGGAAAAGATGATGTTAAAGATGTCATTGTACAAGATTAA
- the rpiB gene encoding ribose 5-phosphate isomerase B produces the protein MKISIGNDHAGTDYKFVIIKHLESKGYIVNNYGTDANDSVDYPDFVHPVADDVANDKADFGILICGSANGVAMTANKHQKVRAGVCWTKEITELTRQHNNANIICIPARYTSVQQAVAMVDTFLETKFEGGRHQNRVDKIPVGC, from the coding sequence ATGAAAATATCGATAGGAAATGACCACGCAGGTACAGATTATAAATTTGTTATTATTAAACATTTAGAATCAAAGGGTTACATTGTTAATAACTATGGAACAGACGCTAATGACAGTGTAGATTATCCAGATTTTGTACACCCAGTTGCAGACGATGTGGCTAACGATAAAGCTGATTTTGGAATTTTAATTTGTGGTAGCGCCAATGGTGTTGCTATGACTGCTAATAAACATCAAAAAGTTAGAGCTGGTGTTTGTTGGACAAAAGAGATTACGGAGTTAACCAGACAACATAATAACGCTAACATTATATGTATCCCAGCACGATATACGTCAGTACAACAAGCAGTAGCAATGGTGGATACTTTTTTAGAAACTAAATTTGAAGGCGGACGTCATCAAAATCGTGTGGATAAAATACCAGTTGGCTGTTAA
- a CDS encoding ribonuclease R family protein, translated as MTKKKHRKPSNNKISNLTNTILSILKKDRNQSFNYKQIAAKLGVNDASSRNQIIKRLAKLKANAEIEEVDRGKFKAIANNEYHTGIFDAAQRGNGYVICDAFENDIYIASNNVNKALNGDEVELYVYKRRKQGKLEGEITNIIKRAKTEYVGIIQIHEKKNFAFVVVDGNKMKTDIFVPINKTLKAEDGDKVVVTMEEWPDKADSPNGRVIKVLGKAGEHNTEIHSILAEYGLPYEFPEDVEAYANNIDLNIQPEEIAKRRDMRKDLTFTIDPRDAKDFDDALSFTVLDDGLFEIGIHIADVSHYLKEGTVLDDEAYERATSVYLVDRVVPMLPEILSNGACSLRPHEEKYTFSAVFKINDKAEIKDQWFGRTVTYSDARFAYEEAQAIIENNITFNKAETISNPEKIDTSIPAEVSITDKAYNTTPEIAQAVLKLDELAKKMRGKRMQSGAISFDKVEVKFTLDEAANPIGVHFKTSKDANKLIEEFMLLANKKVSEFVSKMTPPRTFVYRVHDEPDESKLASLQGVAARFGHKLDFKSKAGVAASLNQLLSDVQGKKEQNLVDTLAIRTMSKAEYTTKNIGHYGLAFGDYSHFTSPIRRYPDVMAHRLLQRYLDGGKSANQEEYEEKCKHSSNMEYLATKAERDSTKYMQIRFMQDHQDEEFVGVISGATDWGIYIEIISNKCEGMVRIRDVKGDYYEFDQEQYAIIGRDTKTMYQLGDEVIVKVKNADLVKRHLDFDLIGKYEG; from the coding sequence ATGACAAAAAAGAAACACAGGAAACCTTCAAACAATAAGATTTCCAACCTTACAAATACAATTCTTAGTATTTTAAAAAAAGATAGAAACCAAAGCTTTAACTATAAGCAAATTGCTGCCAAATTAGGAGTCAATGACGCTAGTAGTAGAAATCAGATTATCAAACGATTAGCTAAGCTTAAAGCTAATGCCGAAATAGAAGAAGTAGATCGTGGTAAATTTAAAGCGATTGCTAATAACGAATATCATACAGGAATTTTTGATGCTGCACAACGTGGTAACGGTTACGTTATTTGCGATGCTTTTGAGAATGATATATACATAGCCTCTAACAATGTTAATAAAGCATTGAATGGGGATGAAGTAGAATTATACGTTTATAAACGCAGAAAACAAGGGAAGCTCGAAGGTGAGATTACTAATATTATCAAACGTGCTAAAACAGAATACGTTGGTATTATCCAAATACACGAAAAAAAGAATTTTGCTTTTGTAGTAGTGGATGGTAATAAAATGAAAACTGACATTTTTGTGCCTATTAACAAAACATTAAAAGCCGAAGATGGTGATAAAGTGGTTGTTACTATGGAAGAATGGCCAGATAAAGCAGATTCTCCAAATGGGCGTGTGATTAAAGTTTTAGGAAAAGCAGGTGAACATAATACTGAAATTCATTCCATTTTAGCAGAATATGGTTTGCCATACGAGTTTCCGGAAGACGTAGAAGCCTATGCTAATAACATTGATTTAAACATCCAGCCAGAAGAAATAGCAAAAAGACGCGACATGCGTAAAGATTTAACCTTTACGATTGATCCAAGAGATGCTAAAGATTTTGATGATGCCTTATCATTTACCGTTTTAGACGATGGTTTATTTGAGATTGGGATCCATATTGCAGATGTATCGCATTACTTAAAAGAAGGTACCGTTTTAGATGACGAAGCCTATGAGCGTGCAACCTCTGTGTATTTGGTAGATCGTGTAGTGCCTATGTTACCAGAGATTTTATCAAACGGAGCATGTTCTTTACGTCCACATGAGGAAAAATATACTTTTTCTGCAGTGTTTAAAATAAATGATAAAGCCGAAATTAAAGACCAGTGGTTTGGACGTACAGTAACGTACAGTGATGCACGTTTTGCTTATGAAGAAGCTCAGGCAATTATAGAAAATAATATTACGTTTAATAAAGCTGAAACTATTTCTAATCCAGAAAAGATAGATACTAGTATTCCTGCTGAAGTGTCCATAACGGATAAAGCGTATAATACAACACCAGAAATAGCACAGGCCGTTTTAAAATTAGACGAGTTGGCTAAAAAAATGCGTGGTAAACGTATGCAATCAGGAGCAATTAGTTTTGATAAAGTAGAGGTTAAATTTACTTTGGATGAAGCGGCTAATCCAATAGGCGTACATTTTAAAACAAGTAAAGATGCTAATAAGTTAATAGAAGAATTTATGCTTCTAGCTAACAAAAAAGTATCAGAATTTGTATCAAAAATGACACCACCAAGGACATTTGTTTATCGTGTGCATGATGAGCCAGATGAAAGTAAACTAGCATCTTTACAAGGGGTAGCTGCTAGATTTGGTCATAAATTAGATTTTAAAAGTAAAGCAGGTGTTGCCGCCTCTTTAAACCAGTTATTATCTGATGTACAAGGTAAAAAGGAACAAAATTTAGTAGATACTTTAGCAATTAGAACCATGTCTAAAGCAGAGTATACTACCAAAAATATAGGACATTACGGATTAGCATTTGGAGATTACTCTCATTTTACATCACCAATAAGACGTTATCCTGATGTGATGGCACACAGATTGTTACAACGTTATTTAGATGGTGGGAAGAGTGCTAATCAAGAGGAGTATGAAGAGAAGTGTAAACATTCTAGTAATATGGAATATTTAGCGACTAAAGCGGAACGCGATTCGACTAAATACATGCAGATCCGATTTATGCAAGATCATCAAGATGAAGAATTTGTTGGTGTTATTTCTGGAGCTACAGATTGGGGAATTTATATCGAAATTATCTCAAACAAATGTGAAGGTATGGTCCGAATTAGAGATGTAAAAGGTGATTATTACGAGTTTGATCAAGAACAATATGCTATTATTGGTCGTGATACTAAGACCATGTATCAATTAGGGGACGAAGTGATTGTTAAAGTTAAAAATGCAGATTTAGTAAAACGCCATTTAGATTTTGATTTAATAGGTAAATACGAAGGATAA